The Enterobacter mori genomic interval CCAGCGCGTAACAAAAGCGCTCACAGCTGTCGGCGAGATCGGTGAAATCGGTATGATGGTCGAACGGTGTGGTGAAGAGATGATGTAATGCCATAACTTGCCTCCAGTAAACTGTATGAGTGTTTCTCAGTGAGTTTTTAGGAGGTCAATCCCGACGCCAGCTGTGGCTGACGTGAGAGCACCTTACGCCCGGCAATGAGGGATTAGCAGAGTGTCATCAGGGATGAAATTCAAACTTGCGAGGCGTCTTCAGAAAAGCGAAAAAATGGGGTGAAAGGCAGGAGGTCTTGCGCTGTATTTTCCCCCTAACCCCAGACCACTCCCTCAAGGGAGAGGGAATGCTCGGTACAGTTAGCAGGCCGGGCAAGCGCAGCGCCACCCGGCAAAATGCCGCACGATCCAGGAGAAGCCAACGCCTACCCTTTCACCCTCTGAGTCAGCGCCTTCGCCACCGTGTAAACCTCTTCAATCAGCACGCTGTTATTCTGCGTCACCGAAGGTGCCCCGCTTTGCGCCTGCATCATCGCATCGTCAATCAGGGCCCGGAGTTCTTTCGACGAACGCGCGCAGCGGCTCGCCAGGTTGCGCGACTCCACGGCAAACACGCTCTCATCGTTATGAAGGGAATAGCTGTAGGCGCGACTGGCCAGCTGCACCAGCGTGCCGCTGCTGTCGGCAATGTGCAGCGCGGCGTCGTGTAGCGCGTTCATTGCCCGGATCGCGCCCGTGGCGCTTTCGCTCAACACGGCCAGCATATTGGCGTTCGCTTCGGGTACCCGCAGCAGACGTTCATTCTCCTCGGCAATCGTGCTGGCTGCCCAGGCAATCGCGCTCGCCTGCTCGCCAATCTCCTGCATCAGCGGCGGCAAATGCGCGCCCTGCTCGGTTTTCAGCTGCGACGGTAGCTCTTCGTTGAGGCGGGAAAGATGCTGGTTCAGGCTGCGAAGCAGGGTCAACGTAGAGACCAGCAGCAAGGCCGCCAGCGGCCACGGCTTATGCAACAGAATGCCCGGACGCTCGCCCATTCGCCGGGTGGGCACGTCAATGGCAAGCAGCCACGGCCTGTCGGGAATGGGCATCACCACCAGCGTATGCTCGCCGCTGGCGCTGCGAAAATGGGTATGTCGCAACCCGCCATCCGACTGGGCAACCAGCGCACGCAACGGCACCGCCATCGGCAGGTTAATATCGTTGAGGGACTGTACCGTCGGCGCACCGGCGGCATCGCCGATGATGCGTCCGGTGTCGTCCACAATCCAGGCGCGACCGCCAAGACGTTCGCCCGTCTCTTTGACCAGTGCATTGAGAAATTGACGGCTGCTGCCCGTCTCTTCGGCACTCTCCGTCTCGCCCGGCGCGCTTTTGTCCAGCGCGAAGCTTTTAAGGGTGACCACGCTTTCGGTCATTGAACGCTGCTGCGCTTCAACACGATCGAGCTGCTCGCGCAGTTGGGTCGCCAGGACATCAACCTGCGTGCGCAGGCGCTGCCCCTCCGTGCGAATAAACCACGGCATGACGCCAGCCTGCACCAGAATCACCAGGGTAATGAAAATAACGACCAGTATGACAATAAAAACCATAACATCAGCGCCTGTTCTTTTAACGGCAGCACAATGCTGCCTCTACAGGGCTATTTTATTATGCAGGCATCAGGAAATATGCCCTTCAAAGCGTTGATAACCGCGCACTTATGTTAACCCTCGACAAAAACAATTTTGCGGACCTTCTGCCAGCGTTTGACCAGCCAGCCGTCGAGGCTGCAAAGGGTGCCGCCCCAGGTCAGCGGGAACAGGCAGAGCACGATATAGAGCGTCTCGGGCAAATAAAACAGCCAGCTCAGCCATGAAATCAAATTCAGCCCGCGTGGAATGGTGTAAATCCCAATCGTGACCAGCGCCACGCTGCTGATGACCATTAATACCAGCGCGCTAAAGCGGCTGAACAATCCCAGCGTCAACAGCAGCCCCATGCTGCACTCGAAGAACGCCACCACCACCGCCATAATGACCGGGAAAGGGATCCCCGCATCGTGCAGGGTATCCACCATCAGCAGCTGGTTCTCAGGAACAAATAATTTATTAAACCCGGCAGAAAAGAAAAATACACCTGTCACCAGACGACAGAGAAATACGGGAAACATGGCCGGCATATCGGACGTATGCATAAAACGCTTAAGAGAGAACATCGGTCATCCTTGTTAAGAAAATGAATACTGTTTAATAAATTCAATAACCTGCTTTTTACTCAGTATAAATTCGCAGACCTCGTGCGCAACCGCCGCCCCGCCATTTCCGGCACAATTAATAACTTTATTCATATTAAAAATGATTAATCAAAAGTGATAACAGCGTCTCATTATCAACGCTGCTGACGCCGCGCACGCGCAGTTAAAATGGTAACCAATTGGTTTTAATGTGATTAAAGCGCAACCACTCATAACGTTATTTTTTGTGTGGTTAAAACACCGCAATTAATAACCTTAAATCTATTAAGGCTTATTTTACATAATGGTTGCAAAAAGATGACGTAAGACATAAAAAGCATGTCGCTCTGGCTCCCGGCTAGCAATAACGTGCATTCATTACTATTAATTACATTAGCCAGAAGCGATACCCAATACACCAGAAGAATCAAATAACTATGCTAAACAATATCGCGATTGGATCGTTAGTGACGCTGGATTTGCAAAGCCGTACGCTTGCCCGAACGGATACGCAAGAGACCGTCACGCTTCCCCAAAGCGCATGTCTGTGCCTTGCCGCACTGGTGGAGGCGCATGGGGAAGTGCTTTCCCAGGAACAGCTGATGGAGATCGGCTGGCGCAGCGCCGGGGTGGAGGTCACCGACAATAGCGTGCGGGTGATGATCACCAAGTTACGCCGCGCGTTCGCTCAGCTAAACCTGCAGGAAGCCATCACGCTCATCGCCGTGACGCGCAGCGGCTATCGCCTGCTGGTGCGGGAGAGCGGCAGCGAAGTGGCGCCTGCAACGCCGACACCAGACCTCCCGCAGCAGGAAGCACCCGAACAGGCCGTTGCGCCAGAGGTGCCGCCGACGGTCGAACCCGCCCCGCCGCGCGCGCGCAGCACGCTCATGCAAAAGAGCTGCGTCTCGCTAAGCGGCGTGCTCGTTGGGCTGGTGATTGCGCTACTCCTGCGCGGCATTTTAGATTTTAGCCCGCAGCCGGTGCACTTTGTGCGCTGGAATGGCCCCGGCGTGCCGCCCGGTACCGAGGTGATGGTTCAGCAAGACAAACAGTCGCAGACCGCGCTGATTGAATCCACGCTGCAGACCTATACCCGCCACGTTCTGGCGCGCCGTACCGACGAGAAGCCCGCAGCCGTACTGTATGTGACCACGGGCTCGGAAAAGATGAGTAAATTCCAGGGGCTTATTGCCTGCCAACAACCCTTTAAGGATTCAGGGAATGACTGCGAATCGTTCTATTTTCGCCATTATTAAATCGCCGCTCGCGCTGCTGTTTCTTGGCGGCGTTATTATCGGGACCGGCGCCATGGCGCTGTACGGGTTTTATACCTCGCCCTACAAGGAGGCCTGTATTGCGCCGACCTCGTATTACATTATTGAGGACGATAACAACGCGACGCTGGCGCGCGGTATCTACCGGTCTTACCGTGACGGCCTGTTCAACGGGCATACCACCTATATCGGCAGCATTAGTCACTTCAAAGACGGCAAGCGCGACGGGCTGCCGAAAGCCGTCAACCGCGAAGTGCGCTACGACGTTAATATGTCGGGCAAGCGGCTCCATCTGACCGTCACCAGCCAGCACCGCAAGCTCGGCGGCCAGAGCTCGGATGAAGACGTGACCGATTATATCTTCCCGCAAATCAAACCGGGTGAAGAGGCGACCAGCACCGTCTACCTGCTGGACGACAAAGTCCTCGCTTCCGGCACGGAGACCGTCGCCCGTATCGCCTGCATGAATTGAGGGTCAGACCAGCGCCTGAATCAGGCCATCAAGGGTATCAAACCCGAGGGCCATCAGGCGCTCAAAGAACGGTGCCAGCGTTTCGGCAATCAGGAACAGCGCCAGCATGCCGAAGGTCAGCGTCAGCGGGAAGCCAATCACAAAGATAGAGAGCTGCGGCGTCAGGCGGTTTAACAGCCCGAGGATGAAGTTAATGCACAGCAGCAGCGCAATCACGGGTAGCCCCAGCATCAGCCCCTGACTGAAGATCATCCCCGCGTGGGTCACCAGATACATAAACCCGCCCGCGTGCAGCGGCGTGGCGTCAACCGGCAGCGTCTGGAAGGTTTCCGCCAGCAGCGCCAGCAGCCAGAGATGGCCGTTAAAGGCGAGGAACAGCAGCGTCACCAGCAGGTTGAGAAAACGCGAGATCACCGGGCTGTTGCCTGCGCCTGGGTCAAAGAAGGTGGCGAACGAGAGGCCCATCTGCATGCCGATGATTTCGCCGGACATGCGTACGGCGGCAAACAGCAGCTGCAGCGTCAGCCCCATCGCCGCGCCGATAATCACCTGTTTCGCCATCACCCACACCCCTTCCCAGGAGTAGAGGCCTATCTGCGCATCAGGCAGCGTGCCGCCAATCAGGATCGCAATCAACAGCGCCAGGCCCGCGCGCAGACGGGCGCTGACCGCCTTCTCGCCGAAAATCGGCGCAACGTGCAGCAGCGCGGCAATGCGCACCATGATGAAAAAAGTGTGACTGACCAGCCCGTAGAGCTGGTCGAGAGGAAGTCCGAAGGCCATCAGCCAATCACGAAAGGAATGCTGGCGAAGACCGCGCGGGTGTATTCAATAAAAATCTTCATCATCCACGGCCCCAGCGCCACCGCCACGCCAACGATGATCAGGATCTTCGGGATGAAGGTCATGGTCATTTCATTGACCTGGGTGGCGGCCTGCAAAATACTGATGATAAGACCGGTGACCAGCGCGGCCACCAGCAGCGGGGCTGACACCATCAGTCCCACCTTGATCGCCTGCATGCCAATCACCATTACGCTTTCCGGGGTCATGGGTCTCTCCTAACTGTAAAAGCTCTGGGCCAGCGATCCCACCAGCAGCTGCCAGCCGTCGACCAGTACAAACAGCATCAGCTTAAACGGCAGCGCAATGGTGGTGGGCGGCACCATCATCATCCCCAGCGCCATCAGAATGCTGGCGACCACCAGATCGATAATCAGGAACGGAATAAAGATGGTAAAGCCTATCTGGAAGGCGGTTTTCAGCTCGCTGGTGATAAACGCCGGTATCAGAATGCTGAGCGGCACCGCTTCCGGCGAGGCGATATCCGGGGTTTTGGCGATACGGGCAAACATCGCCAGATCGCTTTCGCGGGTCTGGTCGAGCATAAAGACACGCAGCGGTTTCACCCCTTCCGTGAGGGCCACTTCCATGGTGATCTTGTTTTCCTGCAGCGGCTGCCAGGCTTTTTCGTAGATCTGGCTGAACACCGGAGACATGACGAAAAAGGTCAAAAATAGCGACAGCCCCACCAGCACCTGGTTTGGCGGCGCGGTGGGCGTGCCGAGGGCGTTACGCATCAGCCCCAGCACAATGATGATGCGGGTAAAGCCGGTCATCATCAGCAGTACGGCAGGAATAAAGGTAAACCCGCTCAGCAGCAGCAGGGTTTGCACCGGCAGCGTCCAGCCCTCTTCCCCCGCCGGTTTACCGAGGGTGATATCACCGTTGGCCGCCAGCGCACCGGCGGCAGGCAACATCAGGACGAGCGCCAGCAGCAGGCGGCGGTTCACTGCTCACCTCCCGGACGGTACTTCTGGCGCAACTTTTCCAGCATCTGCGGGAAGGTCGCAGGCGCAGAGGTTTGCGGAGCCTGCTCCGGACGCGCCTGCGTCGCAAGGCAGGTAATCTGCGACGCGGTGACGCCCAGCACCAGCCGCTGCTCGCCCACGTCCACCAGCACCAGGCGCTCGCGCGGCCCCAGCGACTGGGTCGCCACCAGGGTCATGTTGCCCTGAGCATCGTTGAGCCGACGCGCCAGCCCGCTGCGGCGGGCAGCCCAGGCCATCACCACCATCAGCAGGATAATCAGGGCCAGCGCGCCGGTGACCGTCATCAGCACCGAGCCGGTCGCCGGGAGGGAGTCAGTGGCGTTCATTAGCGGCTCAGACGGTGCATACGTTCAGACGGCGTGATGATATCCGTGATGCGGATGCCGAACTTATCGGAAACGACCACCACTTCACCCTGCGCAATCAGATAACCGTTGATCAGGATATCCAGCGGTTCCCCCGCCAGCCCGTCCAGCGACACCACCGAGCCCTGGCTCAGGCGCAGCAGCTCTTTGATGGTCATTTTGGTACGCCCCAGCTCCACGGTCATTTTTACCGGGATATCGAGGATCAGGTTCATCTCGTCAGAAAATTGCGGTGCAGCCATGGTGTCGGTAATTCCCGCCGCGTGCTGTTCGCTCATTGCATCACCCCAGAGATTATCAATGGACTGATCGTCAGAACCCGATGAGGTGCTCATATCGCTCATGGGGAAATTACTCCTTGTTTAATGATAGTAATGAAGGCTGAATCATCTGCTCGACCTTCAGGGCATATTGATTGTTAACCTCGCCGTAGCGGGCCGTGAAGACCGGTACGCCACCCACGCTGGCTTCGATAAACTCTTGCTTATCGAGCGCGATAATGTCGCCTTTCTTCATTTGCATCACGCGGGAGAGGCGGGTACCGACATCCGCAAAGCGTGCCGTCAGCTCCAGCTCCGTTTCCCGCATCTGGCTCGCCAGCAGGCCACGCCACTGGGTATCTTCCTGCCGGGAGTTGTCCATCGGCGGGTTACTCAGCAGCTCGCGCAGCGGTTCAATGGTGCTGAAGGGAATACAGATGTTGAATTCCCCGCGGTGCGAGCCGATCTCCACCGAAAACGGCGTGGTGACCACCACATCGTTGGGCGATGAGGTGATGTTGGTGAACTTCACCTGGATTTCCGAACGGATGTACTCCGTTTTGATTTTATAGATTGAACTCCAGGCAAATTCGTACGCCTCGCGCGCCATCGACAGCATGCGATGGATCACGCGCTGTTCGGTTGGCGTAAATTCACGCCCGTCGGCCTTGGTCGGGAAACGACCGTCGCCGCCGAACAGGTTGTCTACGGCCATAAACACCAGCCCCGGCGAGAAGGCCATCAGCGAGGTGCCGCGCAGCGGGTTAAGGTGCAGCAGGTTCAGGTTTGTCGGCACCGGCAGGTTGCGGGCAAACTCGTGATACGGCTGGATCTTAATATTTCCCGCCGTAATATCCGGGCTACGGCGCAGCAGGTTAAACAGCCCCATACGGAACTGACGGGCAAAACGTTCGTTAATAATTTCCAGCGAATGCAGACGTTCACGAATAACCCGGCGTTGCGTATGCGGGTCGTAGGGTTTTATCCCTGCGTCTGTACGGCTGTTATTGAGATCGCTACTGCTCTCAGCATCGGCGTTCAGTAAACGGTCGATCTCATCCTGTGATAAAAAGCTGTCAGCCATAATTATTACCGCAGAATAAATTCGTTAATAAGGACGTCAGTGACGCGAATGGACTGGTTAAACGCCAGCGGTTTATCCAGCTCGCTCTTAATGTTGGTAATCAGGCGGCGTTTCCCCTCGTCGGTGGCTAAATCTTCATAGGTCTGATGGGTGAGCAACATAAATAAGCGGCTGCGGTATTCCGGCAAATATTTTTCCAGTACGGCAAGTGATTGCTGCTCTGCCACCCGAATAGATAAACCCAGGTACAATACCCGGTCGGATTCATTCGCCGTCGGCTTCAGGCTCACGGTAAAAGTATTCATCGAGGCGTAAAGCGGCTCGACTTGCACGGGCGCAGGCGCTGTTTTCACTTCCCCTTCCACCACCACGTCTGCCGGTTTGGCGAATTTCATTTCCCAGAACAGGTAGCCGGAAAACCCGCACGCCGCAACGGCAGTCAAAAACATGAACGTCATCAGAAGCGAGCGAGACCCTCCGCCGCTGGCGACCTTTTTATTTTTATTACTCATTGAACGTACACCTGATAAATAAGAGAAGGCAGCGTACTACCCTCGTGTCAATATGGCGGACATTGTAGTCCATTTAATCATCCTGATAATCAGGCGATAAAATTTCATTCCTGAAGCTAATTCGCCACTTCAGGCAAAGGTATTAATTCCGTATATATTTCCCGGCGTGGTGGTTAATAATGTCGGGACGCTGTCGTCATCGTCCGGCTGCCCTTCGCCCTCCAGCTGGGCCTGCTGCTCGCCCGGCGTATTGTCGCGCTGCTCACCTGCCGCAGCGTACTGTTGTCCCTCGGCGCTGACGTTCGCCTGACCGAGTTGAATCCCCGATTCCGCCATCGCGGCGCGCAGCTGCGGCATTGCCTGCTCCATAGCGTGGCGAATGTGAGAATGCTCGCTGACGATATGAATGTGCGCCTGATCCTGCTGAACGCGCAGGGAAATTTGCAGTGAACCTAGCTCCTCAGGGTGTAGACGGATCTCGGCGCTGTGCAGGCCGTTGCGGCTAAAGATAGCGATATGCTGGCTTACCGACTGCTTCCACTCCGGCGTTTCCGGCGGGTGATTCACGGTAACCACCTGCTGCGGAGCATGGGCAATGCTGGTGCGTACGGCGGCAGGTAGCGCCACGGCACTGACCGGCGCGGTTGATGACATCTCTGGCGTGGCGACCGTTTCGCTCGCGACCGGCGCAGACTGCGCCGTCAGAGGCGTCGTTGTCACCGCGGGTGATTTCTCCGTCACGCTGAGCGGTGTTAACGTTTTACCGCCCGGCGCGTCAGGCTTCTCCCCCACCGCAGGCTTGCCAGGTTCTGGCTTCGCCGCTGTCTCCGCGCCCGTCACGCTGCGGGTAATCAGCTGCTGTAGCTGCCACTGCGGGCTTTCTTCCCCTTCAACTTCTGTGATGGTCACACCCGTCAGTGCCTCCGCCAGCCCCGGCGGGGCCATCAGCAGCGTGTCAGCAATCTCCTCATCATTCCCGACTGTCACCTCCGTGAGCTGTTCCGGCAGCATAGCGGCGGGCAGCATCGCCTCGGGCAGCGCCTGCGGATCCAGACCGGTAAACAGCTGCGCCAGCTTGCCCTCCAGTGCCGGGCCAAAATCCTCGTCAGACAGCAACCCGGCTTTCGGTTTGCCCTGCGCCCCGCCGCCCAGTAACAGGGCAGCAATATCAATGTTCATAGCCTTTCTCTCTTTTGTCCGGCACGCTGCGCGAATTCATCCATCAGCTTTTGTTCATGTCGGCTCTGAACCAGCGCCTGCGCCGTCGCCCGGCGTTCAATCAGCGTTTCAAACGCGTTCAGGCGCTGCTTGTTTTGCACCCAGTTCTGTTTGACCTTGTCGACCGCCTTTTCACAGGCGTCGACATGGCCTTCCTGCTGCTTAACGACCTGCTTCAACGACAAAATAAACGACTGATGATTAACCAGATCCGCCACCGACATGCCGTTGCCCATCATTCCCTGACGCAGGGACTGCTGATACTCCTGCTCGTAGTGCTGCAGCTGTTCATGCTGGGCGACGGCCTGCTGAAGCTGCTGCTGCACGCCGCCCAGCGCGCGGGTGGTCTTTGTCAGCGTCTCCTCTGCCATGTCACGCAGCAGGGTCATTGGGTTGTTTACCTTCATGGCGCCTCCGGGTTAGTCCCTGACGTCCGGGAAGAGCCCGGACAGGGTGTGTACGGCGTCATCATAACCGCTGCGTTCGTGGATCGCCTGGTGGAGGTACGCCTCCAGTGACGGGTATTTGTCGATCGCCAGATCCAGCATCGCGTCGCTGCCTTTAACGTATGCGCCCACGCTGACCAGATCGCGGTTGCGCTGGTACGCAGAAAGCAGCTGTTTGAAACGCTGCACCTTGCGGTACTGGGCGTGCGGGATCAGCTCGGTCATGGCGCGGCTGATCGACGCTTCGATATCAATGGCCGGATAGTGGCCCGCTTCGGCAAGACGACGCGACAGGACGATATGTCCGTCGAGGATCGCCCGCGCGGAGTCGGCAATCGGATCCTGCTGGTCATCACCCTCCGTCAGCACGGTATAAAACGCGGTGATCGACCCGCCGCCCTTCACGCCGTTACCGGTACGTTCCACCAGCGCAGGCAGGCGGGCAAAGACCGACGGCGGATAGCCTTTGGTCGCGGGTGGTTCACCGATGGCCAGCGCCACCTCGCGCTGCGCCATGGCGTAGCGCGTCAGGGAGTCCATGATCAGCAGCACGTTGAGGCCGCGATCGCGAAAATCTTCAGCGATGCGGGTGGCATAGACCGCCCCCTGCATACGCAAAATTGGCGAGACGTCGGCCGGCGCGGCAACCACCACCGCGCGCGCCAGCCCCTGCTCGCCGAGGATATTTTCAATAAAATCTTTGACTTCACGGCCACGCTCGCCAATCAACCCCACCACGATGACATCGGCGGTGGTGAAGCGCGCCATCATGCCGAGCAGCACGCTTTTGCCCACACCGGACCCGGCAAACAGGCCCATGCGCTGGCCGCGCCCCACCGTCAACAGACCGTTGATGGCGCGCACGCCGACATCCAGTACGTTTTTAATCGGGTCGCGATGGAGCGGGTTGAGGGTTGGCGTAAATAGCCCCGCCGACGGATTCCCCGGCGCGGGACGACCATCCAGCGGTCGGCCCTGCGCATCCAGCACGCGGCCCAGCAGATGCGGGCCCACGGGCAGTTGTTTACCGGCATGGCTGTCGTTTTGCAGAGCGTAAATACGCGCCCCCGGCAGGATGCCGTCGACGTGCTCCAGCGGCATCAGAAACAGCGTCTGACCATTGAAGCCGACCACTTCGCTTTCAACCGGGATAATGCCCTGCTCCGTCTGGCGCTCCACGATGCACAACGCGCCAATCGGCAGCTTCAGCCCAACCGCCTCCATCACCAGGCCCGTGGCGCGCGTCAGCTTGCCGTACTGGCGAAAATCCGGCACCTGCGCCAGTCTCTCTTCCACCCGGTCGAGGACGGATAGCCATTTTTTTAGCTGCGCGCTCATTGCGACAGCTCCTCGCGAGCCAGCTGGCAGAGCGCCTGCCAGCGCGTTTCCATACTGGCGTCCACCTCTGCGTCAGGTGACACCACGCGGCAGCCGCCGGACGCCAGCTGCGCGTCCCGGTGCAGCTCCCAGCCCATCGCCGTGAGCGTGTCACCCAGCGCCTGCTCAACCGAGGTAAACGCGTCCGGATTCACATACAGCTTAAAGGTACCGTGGAGCAGCACATCCTGTTTCATCAGGCTACGGATCTGGCTCACCAGGGCCTGGTTATCCACCACGCTGGCGTTGCCGTAGAGTTGCTGCACGGCGGTGAGCGCGAACTGCACCAGACGGCCAGGGATCAGGCTTTCGAGGTTCTCCAGCGCGAGCTTAAAGTGAGTGACCCACTGTTCCGCTTCACGCAGAACCGTCTGCTGTTCCGCGCGCGCCTGCTCCATCCCCTTTGCAAAGCCCGCCTCACGGCCTTCTTTAAGGCCCGCCTCATAGCCCTGCTTGCGCCCCTCTTCCTGTCCCTGCTGCTGTCCCTGCGCGAAGCCCTGCTGCTCCGCCTGTTTCCGCAGGCGTGCCAGCTCGGCTTTCAACTGCGCCTCGGACTGGGCGCTATCCAGCGTCGGCAGCGGCGTTTCAAGGGGTTCCCCGAGCAGATTTTCAGGTTGCCAGCTGTGCCACTCCTGGGCGTGGGTATCCTTAAACGTAGGCATCGTCGCTGCCTCCAATCAGGATCTCGCCAGACTCGGCCAGGCGACGGACAACGTTGAGGATCGTCTTCTGTTCGGCTTCGACCTGCGACAGGCGAACCGGGCCACGGGAGGCCAGGTCGTCGGTCATCAGCTCGGCCTGACGACGGGACATGTTGCGGAAGAACTTCATGCGCAGCGGTTCGTCGGCCCCTTTCAGCGCGATGATCAGCGTCTCGCTCTCGATCTCCTGCAGCAGGCGCTGAATGCTTCTGTCTTCCACTTCCACCAGGTTTTCGAACAGGAACATCTCGTCGATAATCTTCTGCGCCAGCTCGCCGTCGAATTCGCGTACCGCCTCGATGGCCGCCTCTTCCTGGTGAGACTTCATCAGGTTGAGGATCTCTGCCGCCGGACGCACGCCGCCCATCTTGCTGCGCTTCAGGTTTTGACCGTGGAGCAGGTTGTTCAACACTTCGGTGAGCTCCTGCAGCGCAGCAGGCTGTACGCCACCAAAGGTGGCGATACGCAGCATGATGTCGTTACGCTCGCGGTCGTCAAATTTGCCCAGCACGTCCGCCGCCTGGTTACGCTTCAGATGCACCAGGATGGTGGCGATGATCTGCGGATGCTCTTCGCGAATCAGATCAAACACCGCCTGCGGATCCATAAAGTTGAGCGTCTCGATACCGTTGGTGCCCTGATGGGTATCCAGCAGATCTTCCAGCAGCGACGAGGCGCGCTCTTCACCCAGCGCTTTGACCAGCACGCTGCGCAGATAATCGTTGGTGTTGAGGCTCAGAGCCGCGTACTCGCTGGAGTCTTTCTTGAAATCTTCCAGCACGGCAGCCATCTGATCGTGGGTAAAGCCCGCCATATTAACCATCGAACTACTGATCTGCTTTACCTCGTGGGCGTTGAGGTGCTTGAACACCTCCGCCGCCAGGACATCTCCCAGCGTCAGCATGACGATGGCGCTTTTTTCTGAGGCATTCATTATTTAGGCTC includes:
- the fliJ gene encoding flagellar export protein FliJ, which gives rise to MKVNNPMTLLRDMAEETLTKTTRALGGVQQQLQQAVAQHEQLQHYEQEYQQSLRQGMMGNGMSVADLVNHQSFILSLKQVVKQQEGHVDACEKAVDKVKQNWVQNKQRLNAFETLIERRATAQALVQSRHEQKLMDEFAQRAGQKRERL
- the fliI gene encoding flagellar protein export ATPase FliI, giving the protein MSAQLKKWLSVLDRVEERLAQVPDFRQYGKLTRATGLVMEAVGLKLPIGALCIVERQTEQGIIPVESEVVGFNGQTLFLMPLEHVDGILPGARIYALQNDSHAGKQLPVGPHLLGRVLDAQGRPLDGRPAPGNPSAGLFTPTLNPLHRDPIKNVLDVGVRAINGLLTVGRGQRMGLFAGSGVGKSVLLGMMARFTTADVIVVGLIGERGREVKDFIENILGEQGLARAVVVAAPADVSPILRMQGAVYATRIAEDFRDRGLNVLLIMDSLTRYAMAQREVALAIGEPPATKGYPPSVFARLPALVERTGNGVKGGGSITAFYTVLTEGDDQQDPIADSARAILDGHIVLSRRLAEAGHYPAIDIEASISRAMTELIPHAQYRKVQRFKQLLSAYQRNRDLVSVGAYVKGSDAMLDLAIDKYPSLEAYLHQAIHERSGYDDAVHTLSGLFPDVRD
- a CDS encoding flagellar assembly protein FliH, encoding MPTFKDTHAQEWHSWQPENLLGEPLETPLPTLDSAQSEAQLKAELARLRKQAEQQGFAQGQQQGQEEGRKQGYEAGLKEGREAGFAKGMEQARAEQQTVLREAEQWVTHFKLALENLESLIPGRLVQFALTAVQQLYGNASVVDNQALVSQIRSLMKQDVLLHGTFKLYVNPDAFTSVEQALGDTLTAMGWELHRDAQLASGGCRVVSPDAEVDASMETRWQALCQLAREELSQ
- the fliG gene encoding flagellar motor switch protein FliG; translated protein: MNASEKSAIVMLTLGDVLAAEVFKHLNAHEVKQISSSMVNMAGFTHDQMAAVLEDFKKDSSEYAALSLNTNDYLRSVLVKALGEERASSLLEDLLDTHQGTNGIETLNFMDPQAVFDLIREEHPQIIATILVHLKRNQAADVLGKFDDRERNDIMLRIATFGGVQPAALQELTEVLNNLLHGQNLKRSKMGGVRPAAEILNLMKSHQEEAAIEAVREFDGELAQKIIDEMFLFENLVEVEDRSIQRLLQEIESETLIIALKGADEPLRMKFFRNMSRRQAELMTDDLASRGPVRLSQVEAEQKTILNVVRRLAESGEILIGGSDDAYV